A genomic window from Osmerus eperlanus chromosome 5, fOsmEpe2.1, whole genome shotgun sequence includes:
- the dusp6 gene encoding dual specificity protein phosphatase 6 — protein sequence MLDKLKPVQFDSVMAISMTVEWLREQLETRKDCLLVMDCRAQELYDSLHVETAINVAIPSLMLRRLKKGNLPMKSLLSNGEDREKFARRCKTDTIVLYDEYSREWNENVDGGSVLGLLLRRMKDEGYKAYYLEGGFSKFQTEFPALCETNLDGSSHSSSPTAQVLGLGGLRISSDSSDIESDIDRDPSSATDSDGSPLSNPQPSFPVEILPHLYLGCAKDSTNLDILEQYGIKYILNVTPNLPNLFENAGEFKYKQIPISDHWSQNLSQFFPEAINFIDEARGQKCGILVHCLAGISRSVTVTVAYLMQKLNLSMNDAYDIVKMKKSNISPNFNFMGQLLDFERTLGLKSPCDNRVATPSQPLYFTTPTNHNVFQLDPLEST from the exons ATGCTTGACAAGCTCAAGCCCGTGCAGTTCGATTCGGTAATGGCGATCAGCATGACCGTGGAGTGGCTCCGGGAGCAACTGGAGACGCGCAAAGACTGCCTCTTGGTCATGGACTGCCGAGCGCAAGAGCTCTACGACTCCTTGCACGTTGAGACTGCGATAAATGTGGCGATACCGAGTCTCATGCTCCGTAGACTGAAGAAGGGCAATCTCCCCATGAAATCTCTTCTTTCAAACGGCGAGGACCGGGAGAAATTTGCACGGAGATGCAAGACTGATACCATTGTTCTGTACGACGAATACAGCAGGGAATGGAACGAAAACGTCGACGGGGGCTCAGTTCTGGGTTTACTGCTGAGGAGAATGAAAGACGAGGGATACAAGGCATATTATCTTGAAG GTGGTTTCAGCAAATTCCAAACTGAGTTTCCTGCCTTGTGTGAGACCAATCTGGACGGCAGCTCCCACAGCAGTTCTCCCACGGCCCAGGTGCTGGGCCTCGGGGGGCTGCGGATAAGCTCCGACTCCTCAGACATTGAGTCCGATATCGACCGAGACCCAAGCAGCGCAACTGACTCGGACGGCAgtcctctctccaacccccaaCCCTCGTTTCCTGTTGAAATCCTCCCGCACCTATATCTAGGCTGTGCCAAGGACTCGACAAACTTGGACATTCTGGAGCAGTACGGCATCAAGTACATCTTGAATGTGACCCCCAACCTCCCCAACTTGTTCGAGAATGCAGGGGAATTCAAGTACAAGCAGATCCCCATCTCAGACCACTGGAGCCAGAATCTTTCCCAGTTCTTCCCAGAGGCCATCAACTTCATAG ATGAGGCACGTGGTCAGAAATGTGGCATCCTGGTCCACTGCCTGGCAGGCATCAGTCGCTCCGTCACCGTCACAGTGGCCTACCTCATGCAGAAGCTGAACCTCTCCATGAACGATGCCTATGACATTGTCAAAATGAAGAAGTCCAATATCTCGCCCAATTTTAACTTCATGGGCCAGCTACTGGACTTCGAGCGCACCCTGGGACTCAAGAGCCCCTGCGACAACCGGGTGGCCACCCCGTCCCAACCCCTGTACTTCACCACCCCAACCAATCACAACGTCTTCCAGCTGGACCCTCTGGAGTCCACGTGA